In a single window of the Rhodamnia argentea isolate NSW1041297 chromosome 2, ASM2092103v1, whole genome shotgun sequence genome:
- the LOC115739919 gene encoding WAT1-related protein At1g43650 → MVSHKPYIAMVSVQCVYAGMALFSKAAIAKGMNPFVFVVFRQALASVALSPFAFFLERKESATLTYGLIFKIFLVAFFGLTLSLNLYCVAIDYTSATFAAATTNTIPAITFIMAVFLRMEGISVGQWHGRAKVVGSVMGVSGALVYAFVKGPPVNLLNWSSPALPPTGSTGIADHHSSSREWIKGSLIMFSANALWSLWLILQGRLVKQYPAKLRLTTLQCFFSCIQSAFWAIAKERDPSAWKLGWDMQLLSVVYCGVIVTAISYWLQVWAIEKKGPVFTAMFTPIALVIAALFSAFLWKETLFRGSVVGAMLMVGGLYFVLWGKIKEEGISKEVKDDPRPETKEEATLDCIPV, encoded by the exons ATGGTGAGCCATAAGCCTTATATTGCAATGGTGTCTGTGCAGTGTGTCTATGCAGGCATGGCCTTGTTCTCCAAGGCGGCCATTGCCAAAGGCATGAACCCTTTTGTCTTCGTCGTGTTCCGGCAAGCTCTCGCCTCCGTCGCCCTCTCTCCCTTCGCCTTCTTCCTCGAGAG GAAGGAGTCGGCGACTCTCACGTACGGCTTAATCTTCAAGATCTTCCTGGTCGCTTTCTTCGG GCTCACGCTGAGTTTAAACCTCTACTGCGTGGCAATCGACTACACGTCCGCAACTTTCGCGGCCGCCACCACCAACACCATTCCGGCCATTACTTTTATCATGGCTGTTTTCTTAAG GATGGAGGGCATTAGTGTAGGACAGTGGCATGGGAGGGCAAAAGTGGTGGGGTCGGTGATGGGGGTTTCAGGGGCTTTGGTGTATGCGTTCGTCAAGGGGCCACCCGTGAACTTGCTCAACTGGTCTTCTCCGGCGCTGCCGCCGACCGGCTCCACGGGCATTGCTGACCACCATTCGAGCTCCCGAGAGTGGATCAAGGGCTCTCTCATCATGTTCTCCGCCAACGCCCTCTGGTCCTTGTGGCTGATTTTgcag GGTCGACTCGTCAAGCAATATCCAGCCAAACTCCGGTTGACCACTCTTCAGTGCTTCTTCAGCTGCATCCAGTCGGCCTTTTGGGCCATTGCCAAGGAGAGAGATCCATCGGCATGGAAGCTCGGATGGGACATGCAGCTTCTCTCCGTCGTCTACTGC GGAGTGATCGTGACCGCGATCTCGTACTGGCTTCAAGTTTGGGCCATAGAGAAGAAAGGCCCGGTCTTCACGGCCATGTTCACTCCGATCGCGCTCGTCATCGCCGCCCTCTTCTCCGCCTTCTTGTGGAAAGAAACTCTCTTCCGTGGAAG TGTGGTTGGGGCAATGTTGATGGTGGGTGGGCTCTACTTCGTGTTGTGGggaaagatcaaagaagaagggaTCAGCAAGGAAGTGAAAGATGACCCGCGACCAGAAACAAAAGAGGAGGCCACGTTGGACTGCATACCTGTCTGA